The genome window TTTGTTACCTGGTGGGAAAAGACAATAATTGTGGTCCTTCTGATTTTGTACTTTTGAACAAATAAGGAATAAGGTGACAATGCACCCTTGTATCATTCTACACCCGTATGATTTATAATGAATGAAACACAAAAATCAAACAGAATCAACGTTTTTTTTGGTAAAGAAAGTGATTACTCACTTGCCACTGTGTCCTGGCCAAAGTTGTCATGGTTACCTGATGACCAAATGAATGGGAACAGCCAAGACAATAAAGTGATGGCCAACTTCACCactgggaaagagagagagtgatgagTACCAGGAGTCCATAACTGTGTGTCTATTGAGAGAAAGAACATTACCTTCTCCCTGTGCATCAGATAGCAGTGTGATACCCTGAGGAGTGTTTTCAGGGTGGGGCTGGACATGCAGCCGACAGGTAGCCAGATTCCATCTACCAGTTCCTCTACAGATCCTTAACTTCTCCTCGATAACAGAGCACAGCTGCAGATCTAAAGAGAACAGTGCctctacacgcacacacacacacacacaatcaataGCTTGATATATAAAGTAGATAGTTGGATGGATGACCAATAAATGGATGTATGTACTGTTTGGACTGATAATGGTCTaatgaatatactgtagatacagtATAGATGAATGATGGGTATGGATGTGTACCTTGTAACTTCTGTATTTTCTTGACCTTGATCTCCCCCTCTGTCTTCTTGATCTGATCATCGGGTAGGCtgaaataaatgtacatgtttcaaaaatgtgtttcagaATACCCAACTCATTTATACTCTCTCATCACTaagggctgcataacgattaatcgcgactaatcgtttgcagaataaacgtttttgtttacataatatatgttggtgtactgcgtataataattatgtatatataaatacacgtacatgcatgtactgtatataattaagaaatatgtaacttttgaaaggttttatagttatatacagtatataatttatattatatataaataaatatattttttcttaaaatcatgcatccatgtgtgtgtatttataaatacataattatcacacacagtacaccaacatatattatgtaaacaaaaacttttattctgcaaacgattagtcgcgattaatcgttatgcatACACAGATAAACTCACCTTTCAGCGGCCTGTCTCAGCAGCGACATCCAGGTGTTTCGCTCCTCGCGGGTCTGTGTGTGTATCTCATACATCTCTGGCCCTGCAGAGCACTCGCTACTGATCAAAAATAATCCTCTCTCCTGATTGGCTATCTCTCTCACTATGAGTCCCTGTAGAGGCATCACAGATGGTTTCTGCTCCTAAAggcatattttttgtttaataatttaCGTAACTGAATtgaaaatgttgacatttttaTCCATCATGCATTTGCATACCAGGTCATCACTTGCCcacacacagaaataaacagcGTATAATGGTTTTTGATCCATACCAACGCAGCAAAGACAAACTTCTGCTCTTTCTCCTGGAGGAAAGCCAGAACATCGGTGAGGAGCAGACCGTGAACATCTAGAAAAGAGAGAAGGAGACACCTGGAATGAATAAAAAGGagaatacaaacacacatgctgcTTTTTGGTCATGGTCGGTCTTGGAACAACAATCAACCAATTACATCTTAAGGTTGGGCTTTCAAATTATTCATTCGATCTTATGGATTGGGGTAAGATGTAAGGTTAGAATTATGTCGGGCACGAATATCGACTGCGaaccaaaaataaaatcctTCTTAGATTAACATGACCTCCAACCCCACACACCTTTCAATCTGCCAGAGGTGGTCCTGCATGTGAGCACGGCCGAATGCATTAGACTACGGTGAGTTTTCTGCAGGTCTTGTTTACTGAAGAGCTCGCCGTTCTTCATACGAGTGCAGCTTTTATTGTCTAGGCGATTGATGATGTCTTGCAGTTTCTTCGAACGCTCGTGTTCACCCACGCGTCGCTCCACCTCCTCTATCACTCCGCGCAGGGCCTCTAATGCCACTGTTACTTCATACCTCTCAGCGCTGCCATCTAGAGATACGGAAGTGCAATACAAGTTTAGTTAATCAGATATATCTCTGcattttatttagaataatgaTTTGTCATGTTTGTATTTGCCTTGCTCTGTGTGTTGAAGCAGTCTCTCCAGCAGAACAGGATACTTTGTGATTCTCTGCGTGACAAGCAAAAGGAATTCTGGGATTTCACGTCGTTTGATGACAGAGTTAGTACTTTGCTGCTGTAAGGGTTACAAACAATATTGTCAAATTTCCATTGATCAGACAAACAGACCAACCCTGCTACAATCCATCAACTTACTCTAAGGAACAACTGTAGTTTCCTGTTACTCTGTAGCAGCTGTTTATAAATCTTTAGTGCCTCCGGATGCTGACTGCAGAAATCACTATACAGCTCTATCATCTGAGAGCCGTGCAGACCTGagaactacacacacacactaaatcaATTTGAGTCATATTAACAGCTTAACTAGTTTGACTACGGTGTAGTGCATGTCATTGATAAATATTGGTTAAACAGTCGTTTGCCTGCTCCAACAGAACGTCTCCGATGCGTCGGATGATATAGTTCCTCTGACTTTCTGGAAAAACAGAAGCCCACTGTCTTGTCTCCATAGCGATAAGAAAGTTTCTATGATGAGCCATGAGTTCATCCAGCCTGGGGAAAATCTGACCAATCACGTCCTGCTCCAGCTGCACTTCCTCTGACAAACCCCGCCTTAAAACGTCAGCCATGACAGCGAGAGTCTGGACGTGGTGAAATTCCGTCTGCATCAGTTCTGCAACAACACACCGCTAACCCATCACATGCCATCTTCAATCCaatcaaataaagaaatacTAAGAATGTTTTTTACGCCTTATTTTTCAAGTATTTTGTATTACTTActcatcatatttattttaagcatCAACTAAAACTGTTTGGGTCCAACAGCCATGATTACTTACCATAAATGATTTCCTGTCTCTTGATGACCTCTTTGTCGAGTGCCATACTGAATTCTGCATCCACCGCAGCACTCCAAGATTCAGCAGTGTAGTCAAAGGATACGCGAGCAAAGGAATATTCAGAAGAATCTGGCAAAGAGACGATTAAACGAATCGAAATCTATCTTATTGAATGCACACATTGGGTAGATAGcataaactaaataaaagaaacaaaaaacagccATATTGGCTACCTTagaaataactttttttgtatTACTGGGAGGACATCACACAAGTTTGGAATGCCATGAGGGTAAAAAGAGATGACAGAGTTTTAATAAGCTATTTCTGGGTAAACGTACCGGAGGTGGGGCTTGTTCCGGATGAATGACCAATCAAAGACCAACTTTTCCGTAATGTTACATCATGGCCACACCCCTCACTGTTACTCCGCTTCCTGATACAAAGAAACAcacaacatttctaaaaatgttcaaattagTGACATAAACGAATTGAATAATTGATCAATTTGAATAAAGCTCAATGAATAAATCAAATCAATTACACAGACCTGCGTGTCATAATGTTGTTGTCGTTGGTCAAGAACAGAGATGGAGAACTGTGACTGGATGAGCCTGGATGAGTTAGTAAAGCATCGCGTTAGCATCCTAAAACTGGTTCCATTATCAGGTTAGTAGAATGTGATTGGGTTACTCACAAAGTAGCATCGAAGAGTCGGTGGTTTTCAGTGATGTAGGATTCTAGGTAAAGGaaataaatgacatattttatttttatgcacTCTTGTGTGTTCACCTAAAGTGTGTTGTACAGACGCACATACGAATACACATACCCACCTTTAAACACAAGGGAGCCAAATCTCTGCAGGTTGTATGCATTATCATGAAGCAGTCtaaacaggaaatgacatcaatgtTATCTAGTTAAAGGCTTGAATGTaaaacaatgtccttaaaagaaggaaacacacacacacttacaagtACACTGCTGGCGTTGGTCATTGTCATCTTGCTCACACACCTCACAGACTGTATTAACAGGCTGCCGCGGGAAGCAGAGCTGATGCAGGGCAGAACCAACATCTGTATTGACCTGTACACAGACGTATAGGGCTAAATCTTGCGTAAAGAGTCATATGAATTAACCCCGTGTCATATCTAGGTGAGAGTCACTATGAAGATGCCCAAATCCTGAGCATTCCTGCATTACGTTGTGGATTGATTTCGTTATTTTCTATGACAATTTATTGTACCCGTTTATGTTAcaatagattttatttttatttcacgaGCAGATCTTACCCTGTTTTTGATTTTGGTGTTGACCATGCGGCTCCTTAGAAAGCTCAGCGTTCGACACACTTTATATTTCTCTGTCTCGCTCTTGGACGGAGGGATGAATTGatctctctcctcctcctcggACTTACTGCACTGCATTCTAGGCATATGAGCGCTaatgtttattttcaaaaaagcaTAAATAATACTGTATTTAATGCTGAGGTTTACCACACAAAAAGTAACTTGATACAAAGTTACGTGTGTGGTTATGACAAAGAGATGCACACCTTTCCATTTCGGCTGATGTTTCGTCATCGTTGGAGGGGAACGGctctacaaacaaaacaatgaaccATTTTTTGACAATAAATGGTAACAGAATGAATGTCAAAGACAAgtataaaacacattcacacacaccgTCTTTCGGGCTGCAGGTGGGCGATATGTCAGATGTTGGCGAGTCTGTTTCAGATGGCTCAGACTCTGAATCTGTCTCAGAATCTAAAGAAGCTTGAGGGTAGATCTGGAAAATATTCTAGTTACTCCAGAGCAAAACAATTCAAGATGCCACATCTCCACAAAAAATCTTTACTTAACCAGTTTAACTTATTATTCACCTGATCATCTGCAGCTTCCAGGGTCTTGATGCTGGTTGTTATGGTAACGCTGGAGCCAGTGAGGGAACTGCTTGTTGAGTCAGTGTAAGTTGTGGGTTCATCTACAAAAATTTTATAATTGCCAAAATAcgaaaacacagacacactgtGTCAGATTTATTGGCCTCTATTGACAACCGGGTGCACTTTAGAAGCTACATACTAAATAACCGAATACTTGCCTGTGACTTAAAAAATCAGTTTTGTGGCTCTTTGTTCTTATATCGTAATGTAGAGCGCAAAATTTGAAgactatatactatatataatatGAGAAATAACAGAAGCAGTCCGTTAAAGGTCCGTTTAAGGTTACCTATCGGTgaaggtaacatgctatttcatgcagtctgacttctttacactgcaaaacgtgctggcttctcaagcttaacatggtcaacttgtcaaaaaacgagttgaacgtatgacgtagtatttctgtgctctatTCAGCTCctacaggtttcagaaagttttttacgaacatggattcccgttttgtaacaagggttcttagtcccttctTGGACAATtatcccggaaaagcacgcccacgcgtcatccagcgagtgaaagagcacgcccacacgaaaaccagccagcgtgagaaagagcacgcccatcaatgccgctcACTCGGCTGACCATTtcggatataacgctggatttggagatcatttgaaactgatagatggcgctaAACATGAACCGCACacgtgtctgtgttttgttggcaatcggcatgtacgtgcatagtgtaaacaacacgaacttatagtgaatcaatgtgatgatgtattgtgGGCTCGTGATGTAGTTCCGCCACCCCTAACCCCGTGACGCCTCCAGgcgctcgtctttttccggaatttatctgtcttttataaatttgatcaaactaaatactcttcgaagatacgaagtatgcaatactactgtatatttcCTCAAAATTAATGAGATCGGCAGAAacttacctcatctttaaaacTTCGGATGACATAGAGGAACGTTTGTCTCTTTGATTAACATGTTATATCCGTTTTCCCCACATTTGCCAACAATTTTCAAACGAAACTAACTACAAGCACAAGGCGCTAAATGGCGCgacgtgctaattagcatgttcaTGACGTCAACACGTAAATGCTTCCCTCACAGTTTAACGTTTTTACAGTAGTTTAGTAGTGAGTAGAGTGTCAACGTTAAACTTaataacttatttatttaatcttgtcttaaaactaaaatgtgggaaaacatcaacatttgCTTTGGGACTTCAGCGAGCATATGTAAAAAATCACTTAATCTAGAAAAAAGTCAAACTCATTTAATGTTATGGAGAAGCACTTTGTGCAATTTGCAATTATAAGTACAGTAGCAATAAAATATTCAGTAATACCTGAACTATTGGACAGAGAATCAGACGATAAAAGTTCCTCATCTTCATCCAGAGAAGAACTGTTGATCCACACCTGAAGAGAGCGAAAAGATTCAACAAAATACTGAAAAAGTCCTATTCAAGTGATAATGtgcaaaacatcaaaacattacTTCAGGTCACCTACATTGTGAGGCAGAGAGTATGGCGATTCTTGAGATGTGtgtaaaaaaagagagagacaatTAAATGAAGCTGCCATCACTGCTCAACATTTATATTCATACAACAACCTTTTGGATGCATTTTTTCATGATTAAAGAGCAAACTATAACCTGTAATTGAAAACGGGTTCCTTTCAGTTCTTCGCTCTGTATTCCTGTTCAATCCTTTGATCTAATagaatacaaacacacataaaaaaaatcttcttcaAAGCAACCAGAACACATCACTGATTCTTTTCCAAGCATATGTAAGAggtgctttatttcatttcaaagtTGATTGcagatgtgttttctgtgtgccACGGAACTGCAGAACGCTTCGCCATGTGTTATATCTAACCTTGTTTAGAAGTGCAGAGTCTCTTACGCACTCTCGAAGAATCACAATCGATGATTGTAAGGTTTGTGTTGTGACCGTGCACTccgacacgcacacagacagacacagcaTCCCAGAGGCGTGGCTAAACCTGAGGAGGTGGGATCTGCCCACCCATACCTGAGATACACCTGCCAGGGGTGTGGCTAATGGATTTGGTGGGCTAAAAGAAAagtatggaaaaaaatattttaaaaaattgcatTATCTTAAATTATAGATGGATCAAGGCACCAGAATATCAGTAAGCAACCACCCAGAGGAACCTAGCTGGTATGCAGAAATCAATGTTGCTCATGAAATacgtttataattttttttttcaaatatttagcACAGACATTTGCTGTAAATATTATTAGAGCGAGGatacattaaaatgaatgataatataaataatgataCAATACTGCTGGAAGAGATTAATCAAAGTGTGCTGATTGGTCTCTTGGGCCAGCTGTAGGGGGGTGTCCCCGTCCTGATTGGCCGAGGTGATAGCCATCAAGGCAccaggctgacagagaagaaaCTCGGAGACGGTCACAAAACCCAGCCGCACACACATGTGCAGTAGAGATtctacactcacacacacacacacacacacacacacacacatttacaaataaGTATATGTGCATAACATATTCATTTTCCTTCTGACGTATAGTTTATTTGACTATCTGTGAAACCCCTTCGATTACAGAAGAACACTGGACATCCTCATTTGTGGTCACCACGGTGACATCTGATCCAATTACAACTCAGCATTTATAATTCCACTGCTCATTTCCGGACATTTGTGTCATCTGGATGTGATGCAGGAGCCGTGAAATCAGattatgaacacacacacattcacacaacacacgcatgcacatcatgcacacacatatacttaAAATACACAACAAGCACACAAACAGTACTACCTCCTAccctaaaaaaaaactttaaaatgtattccaaaaatgtaaaatatccaccaaattaaaaatggcagcaCACCTTGTGCTGATTGGCCGAGGAGATTGTGCGGGGTGTGTAGATTAGCTAGGGCAAGCGTGACCCTTTCATCCATCTTTGCCCGGGCAGTGCTATCATTCAAACCGTATCGAGAAATTAAATCTCTGTGTTCAGTGGTGCTGAGGCAGTCGCTATGGGTTACCAGGTATTCAGCCAATTCCTGGGCGTCGTCCTCCACGTATGTTAAAAAAGTCATGCCCACACACGTTACCTCATCATCAGTAGATGTATACGCTCGCACACACACCGACTCTGATTTGTTATGACCTGTGCAGAAAGATCAAGACGCACAAGGACCACCAATGTTtaaccacacacatacacattagttttaaaattatgataatattgacttttttgTACCTGGAGCGATGAAGTACAGCATGGAGTGAACTCTAGTTTGTAAAACATGTAGTAGAGTTGATCCCTCTAGAACCACAAATACCTCTTCCTCCTGAACCGAGGAGATCAGAGCGAAAACTTTTGCTTGGCCCTGAAACACGCACATAAACACATTTACTCAGATATTTAAAAGACAAACATATGTGCTTCTGATTGTTTTTATTCAGTCAATTATATTGTTTAGACTAAACCATAccctaaaacattttttctactttaatgatgtaaataaaaacttgttactgttgttttatttagtatatttatattttagctGCTTTCCCACACATGCACACGTATTTATCACATCACAGAGTTGCACAGCACTTTTAAGGATTTTTCTTCAGATATTGTCATTCTGAAAGATACAGACGGAGATAAAAAGAAAGTGTCACTCACGTAAATAGGAACCTCTCTTCTGCTGAGCTTCATTGTTTAAAGCTAAAGAAATCAAGTAATAGTAGCCAGTACAAttgcataaatcaaaacaacaacacttaTGAATGACATGgacaagaaaaacacagagaaacttAACTCTCTAACTCTGGCGCAAACTGAACACTGAAACACAcgcacagagaaagagagactggGAGGAGTGAGGGAGGGAGAGCAAGGTTTGAGAGAAGACAAATGTGATTTGAGATACAAAACAGAGACAAGATCACTGCCAGAAGTAATGAACAGGTGCAAACACTGTCGTGTAGCATTAAAGGTTgctaatattcttccaaatatctgtcttttttgttcaaacgaacaaagacatttatacaggttggtACACGTAGAAGGTGAgtaattcgtttttttttttaaggttacAACATATAACTCATTTAAATCTAGTGAACCTCTCTTTGACATTGTATTGACACAGACCAAAATGTGTAGAGACTAGAGAGGCAAACATTTGGACAACCAAAATATTTCTTTATCTGGCAACAAGTGTTAAAATGAGGTTTTACGTGAGGTTGTTCTAAATTCATGGGTAAAGGGGTTAATTGATTTTATTTCCTTTACGAAAAGTCACCTCGGTTTTATGCTTGAGTTATCTTAAAATACAGCACATAGTACGTCGAATAGTACAACACTTAAGATTTGACAAAGAAAATGTGAGAATCCTGAAAAATATATAGATTAGGACGAATGGTTGTCCACAAGAGGGCATAGCATACAAACAAAGCACTGTATAGCTTTCACCTACAGGAATGACATTACAGCGCTCCGTCAGACTTGGCCACTAGAGGCCACTAGCAGGCAGATTGTGATCAAGACAGTTGTGGTTAAATGTAAGTTGCAGTATAAATCTCTTGAGgttttagtttttcattttcagcctATACATTGCTTAGATAAAAAACCTGTCTGATCGTGTTAGTCAATGAAAACAAGTATAgaccaaataatgaaaattgtaaatatgCAAACTGTAAGTAcacttgtaaaaataaataaagattaaaGTAAAGTCAAATGTTTAACAGCCCCAATTTGGTTAACAGAGGACTGTGACTGCATGCTGGGACTGAAAGGAGTCTTTGAGATGTGAACTTTCCCCCACTTATCCAAACAACTCAGCCCAAGAAAAACCCACTGAAAATCACAGCAGCTACATATATTGACCTCTATActgctgcacacacacacacgcacgcacgcacgcacgcacgcacgcacacgcacacacacacacgcacacacacacacacacacacgcacatacacacgcacgcacacacacacacgcacgcacacacacacacagcacgcacacacacacacgcacgcaccacGCAcacgacacgcacacacacacaccaccacagcAACataacacagcacacacacacacgacatacacacgcacgcacacacacNNNNNNNNNNNNNNNNNNNNNNNNNNNNNNNNNNNNNNNNNNNNNNNNNNNNNNNNNNNNNNNNNNNNNNNNNNNCCcaacacgcacatacacacacacgcacatacacacgcacgcacacacacacacgcacacacgcacatacacacgcacatacacacgcacacacacacactcacacttaCCCCCACATGCTCAGTTCCTCTGTTTACTTCTATTCCCCAGTACCAGCCTGTTTGACCCCCTCTATCTCTCATTTGCTCTTTCACATATCTGAGTGAATTACAAGATAGTgcaaatagtgcaagtatgtaatacaaacaaaaagaaagataataatagtaataaaataaaataaaaaagtgtgatgtatgtagtgcacttaaggtggtttataatataatatatgtaaatatataaaaacagacaagatttacaaaatcaaaatatagatgtaagtagcagaataaagggatataataatataatgttatgaaGATATATTGGAAGCATCAGGTCAGAGCAGAttgattgttttctcttgtgttgtgaCAGGCAGACACATATTGTGCAGCTGCACAGCAGTCCTTGTGTTCTCCTAACAGACTCGCCAGTTTCTCATCCTTTGACAGACTTTCAAACGTCTGGTGTACTTGATTTTTCCATAGAACATTGTCCGTATATCCGTGTATTTTGTGCATTCTGTTAGGAAGTGGAGTTTCGATGTTGTTGAGATGACAGTGTGGACACAGTCTCTGGTCCTGATCTCTGTGTCTGCCCGTCTCTATAGTGAGTTTGTGTCCACTGAGTCTGGATCTTGTCATCGTGGCTCTTAGTTTTTCATCTGTCACTGTGTTCAGACTGGATTCTCTCTTTAGGGCCAAATAACATTGCATTTGacgttgttgttttgtttgggttTCCCAGTGAGTGATAtagtttgtttcatttgtgttgtgATTGTGTTGAGTGTGATTTTGTCAGTATTGTTGTGGTTGAGAGCATCAGTAGATGTTAGGACTGAAACATCAGGACTAAAGAGAGGATTCATTTCTTTGCTCATCTCGTGGTGTTTCAGGGCTTTAGAATGATATGAGTGAGGGTCACTgtgtttcacatgttttttctaTCTTTCCTATCAGTGGATATTTGCCTAATTCTGCCCTGCATGCATTGTTTGCTGTGTGCATTTGTaagatatttttacagaattctGTATGCAGGCTC of Triplophysa rosa linkage group LG14, Trosa_1v2, whole genome shotgun sequence contains these proteins:
- the LOC130564318 gene encoding rho guanine nucleotide exchange factor 28-like, whose amino-acid sequence is MKLSRREVPIYGQAKVFALISSVQEEEVFVVLEGSTLLHVLQTRVHSMLYFIAPGHNKSESVCVRAYTSTDDEVTCVGMTFLTYVEDDAQELAEYLVTHSDCLSTTEHRDLISRYGLNDSTARAKMDERVTLALANLHTPHNLLGQSAQESLLHMCVRLGFVTVSEFLLCQPGALMAITSANQDGDTPLQLAQETNQHTLINLFQHPPNPLATPLAGVSQVWVGRSHLLRFSHASGMLCLSVCVSECTVTTQTLQSSIVILRECVRDSALLNKIKGLNRNTERRTERNPFSITESPYSLPHNVWINSSSLDEDEELLSSDSLSNSSDEPTTYTDSTSSSLTGSSVTITTSIKTLEAADDQIYPQASLDSETDSESEPSETDSPTSDISPTCSPKDEPFPSNDDETSAEMERMQCSKSEEEERDQFIPPSKSETEKYKVCRTLSFLRSRMVNTKIKNRVNTDVGSALHQLCFPRQPVNTVCEVCEQDDNDQRQQCTYCFMIMHTTCRDLAPLCLKNPTSLKTTDSSMLLCSSSHSSPSLFLTNDNNIMTRRKRSNSEGCGHDVTLRKSWSLIGHSSGTSPTSDSSEYSFARVSFDYTAESWSAAVDAEFSMALDKEVIKRQEIIYELMQTEFHHVQTLAVMADVLRRGLSEEVQLEQDVIGQIFPRLDELMAHHRNFLIAMETRQWASVFPESQRNYIIRRIGDVLLEQFSGLHGSQMIELYSDFCSQHPEALKIYKQLLQSNRKLQLFLRQQSTNSVIKRREIPEFLLLVTQRITKYPVLLERLLQHTEQDGSAERYEVTVALEALRGVIEEVERRVGEHERSKKLQDIINRLDNKSCTRMKNGELFSKQDLQKTHRSLMHSAVLTCRTTSGRLKDVHGLLLTDVLAFLQEKEQKFVFAALEQKPSVMPLQGLIVREIANQERGLFLISSECSAGPEMYEIHTQTREERNTWMSLLRQAAESLPDDQIKKTEGEIKVKKIQKLQEALFSLDLQLCSVIEEKLRICRGTGRWNLATCRLHVQPHPENTPQGITLLSDAQGEVVKLAITLLSWLFPFIWSSGNHDNFGQDTVASNKPSIPSKARRCALVESGVGPLAISPISPAHQTYAKVAEGVHSLIHILYSLQAAIIIQDSCFEVQKLLLLEGEALPTSPISDYDVRKSLATDGVVGGTAGVRQKELERREREHTELVNRLMKEREQYEEELMEFEKMVEELRKEEKTVEEERRRLGEEGKRAMKDRKRLETQLRRIQHNSNGRQRDLKFVTSQEK